A segment of the Methanofollis fontis genome:
AAATCTTCGGCGCAGTCCTCAACCCTCTGGTATGAGAACGCATCTTTTGGTCAGATGCTTCTGAAAGGGAGGGATTCGATGAAAGCACGAATAGATATGGACGCCCCTCAGACAGAGGCGTTATCCCTGTATTCCGGGCACTTTTATCGCGTTCTGGACAAACAACGCATAACCGATAAAATTCAGAACGATAGCCTTCGTGTTTTCATTCTTTCCGCAGGTTATGGGATTGTGGAGGCACAGGAGTTCATTCAGGATTATGATGCGAAGATGGAAGGGTCGATTGCTCGCACATGGAAGAACGAAGGGCTTACAAAAATTATTGCTGAAACCCTCCTGAAATACCAGCCCGATAAGGTGTTTGGTTTTTTTGCAGGTGAGAAGAACTGGGCAGGGTCCATATCGAAATACCGATATTTTTATTCAGAAGGGGTGAAACAGGCACTATCTCAGGGATTGAAGGCTACTGAGGCGGGCTGTTTCTACCGGGCAGAAGGACAGAGTGCCGGACCAATACTCTCTGCACTCGGGTTGTGTTTTATGGAGGCAGTCTCCTCAGATTTCTCGGATGCTGTTATCAACAGCGTAAATGAGGGCGGCTTCAGACCTGATCGCTACCCATCGGTTCTGCTGAAATACGACCGGTTTGTATAATGGGGAATAATGCTCTCCTGAGGGTGACCAGCGGGAACCCACATTTTTCCATCTGAACCAGCGCCAGGAGGCGCGCGCAAAGCCCCTCCACCCCGGTTCCGCACCATTATACGCCCCGTTGAATATTTCCCGGCCATATCTTCCCGACCCCATCCGACCCCAACAGATCCCCCCGTCGGCCCGTTCACTTTCGGGATCCACCCGGTAAAGAAGCGATTAAATACGATGAATTGTCTCTTACAGAACGCTCGGCTCTCCTTTATACCTGCTCACGACCACCATTCAGTTGTGTGCGGCCCCCCTGGAACGGCATGGGGTCCACACAGGAGAACCGAGCATGAGACGAAACCATGCAGACGACCGACCCGGCACTGACCGGGGAGGAACCAGAAATGGAACCGACAGAACAGACCAAAACGGCAGCTCCCACGACACCGCGTGCGCCAACACTGGACCGGGGAAGACTGCCACCCTTGTATCGGCACGGCAGGAGATAAATCCCGCCGATCCGGTGCCGCTCTACCTGGTGCCGCCGGTGCTCGCCCGGGAGATCCGGCGACTCGGCGGGCAGATCACCGAGATGCACGTGATGCTGGGGGCCTCGCACCAGTATGCGATCACCCTTGTGACGCGGGGGGGAGCGGAATGAACGAGGAGATCGGCAGCCTCCGCCTGGGGGCGGGGGAGAACCTCCACATCCTGATCGGACGGGAGCGATTCCGGATCAACCGGGCCGACCTCCGGCCCCTGCTCGTCCACGGCCACGCCGTGCCGGTGACGACCACCCTGACCGAGGAGATGGAGGACGGCACCCTGATCACCGAGACCGAGATCGTCGGCCACGCCGGGCTGAACCTCTCGGGGAGGGCGGTGCGGATCTTCACGACCTCTGGGTGTTTCATCATCCCGCTGGTCTCGTTCCGCCGGGTGGCCCGGGGGGAGGCCGTCTCGGCGCCGCTCTTCCCCCTGGTGGCGGAGGGGTATCCATGATCGCCGCAGCCCTCGCGGCCCTGGTGCCGCCCGGGGATGTGGTGGAGGTGCGGGCCCTCTCGGACCGCTTCACCCACTCCGGCTACTTTGACGACCTCACGCGATGTGCGGAGGCGGTGGCGGCCCTGGACGCCGACCCGGACCTGAAGGGGATCTATATCACCCTGAACCGCGTGGACCCGGCCCTGCTCGCCCGGCGGGCGAACCGGGTGAAGATGCGGCTCTCCCGGAGCGACCCAACGACCTCTGACGCCGACATCCTCTCTCGCCGCTGGCTCCCGGTCGACCTCGACCCGGTGCGGCCGAGCGGGGTCTCCTCGACGGACGACGAGCACGAGGCGGCATTGCGCAAAGCGGACGAGATCGCCCTCTGGCTCAGCGACCGGGGCTTCCCCGCCCCCATCCGGGCCGACTCAGGGAACGGGGCGCACCTGCTCTATGCGGTGGACCTCGCAAACGACGACGGGGGGCTCGTGAAGGGGGTGCTCACCACCCTGGACGCGTTGTTCTCCGACGAGCACGTCACCGTAGACACCGCCAACTCGAACCCCGCCCGGATCTGGAAACTCTATGGGACGTGCTCCCGAAAGGGCGACCACACCCCGGAACGCCCGCACCGCCGGGCACGAATGCTCTCGGTGCCCGGGGAGGTGGAGACCGTCCCGGTTGATCTCCTGCGGTCGATCGCCGCCCTCCTCCCGACCGAGGCCCCGGCGCCGGCAAAGCAGTCCCCCTTCGACCTCGGGATGTGGCTCAGTGAGCACGGCATCGCCGTCCGGGGCACCCGCCCCTGGCAGGGGGGCACCCTCTATGTGCTGGAGGACTGCCCGTTCTCAGGCGCCCACCACGACGGCGCCTTTGCCATACAGTTCCCCTCGGGAGCGGTCCACGCCGGATGTCATCATGCCTCCTGCGGCGGCGGGGTGCAGCGCTGGCCCGAACTCCGGGACCGCTTTGAACCCCGGGAGAAGAGGGCGCAGAGGAGGAAGAGGGAGGAGGTGCCGCCACCTCCCCCGCCCCCTTCCCCGGCGCCGGAGGTCCGCGAGTGGGCGATGGAGATCCTCACCGCCGGCGACCCGCTCCGGTTCCTCCTGGACGCATTCAACCGGGAGCACGTCGGCGACCGCATCGTGGCCGAGTGCCTGGTGATGTCCCTGGCCTCGCAGTCGGTGGAGAACACAAACGGCCTCCATGTGTCCGTCTCCGGCACCTCGGGGAAGGGCAAGAGCCACGCCTGCACCACGATGCTCAAGCAGGTCCCTGAGGGCTATCGCATGGCCGGCAGCGTCTCCAACAAGGCGCTCTACTACCACGAGGAACTCCGGGCAGGCACGGTCTTCCTCTTCGATGACGTCAGCCTCTCCGACGACCTCCAGGAGGTCCTGAAGGCAGCAACGGCAAACTTCAGGCAGCGGATCGAGCACCGCACCGTCACCGCCGACCGCAAGCTGCAGGTCTGCCGGATACCGGACCGCTGCGTCTGGTGGCTGGCACGGGTCGAGGACCCGGGCGACGACCAGGTGATGAACCGCATGCTGACGGTCTGGATCGACGACTCCCTTGAGCAGGACGCCCGGGTGCTCGCCCACATGAAGGAGGCCGAGGCCAGGGAGGACGGTGGCGACGGCGAGGACGCAGACCTCCCCATCTGCCGGGCGGTCTGGGATATTCTCAAGGAGGAACGCCTCCATGTCTCCATTCCCTATGCCGGGCGCATCCAGTTCTCGGCCACGGCCAACCGCCGCAACCCTGGCATGCTCTTCGACCTGATCAAGGCCTGCGCCCTGCTCCACCGCTTCCAGCGGGAGGAGTACGACGGTGGCATCCGGGCGAATCGGCAGGACTTCGAGACCGCCGCCCGGATCTATGCGGCGATCAATGGCGAGTCCGGCGGGCAGGAGACGAAACTCACGAAGAACGAGGCGGCGGGGCTCGCCACGGTCGAGGCGATGGGGTGGGAGCAGTTCACGATCCGCATGCTGCAGTCGGCCCTGGGGCTTTCCTACCACCAGACCTACCGGATCCTCAACGGCTACACCAGCCGCGGCACCACCTACTCCGGCCTCCTGGAGAAGTGCCCGGCGGTGAGCTACTTCGACACCACGGTCACCGAGGACGGGCCCGGGCAGGTGGTCCGCCGGAGGGAGCACCTCTTCTCCTTCGATCCCGCGGTCTACCGCCGCTGGGCGCGGGGTGCGGCGGTGTGGATCGATGATGAGGGGGACGACGACCGGGACGATGGTCCCGGCCCCTCCGACTCTTGCAACGTTCCAGCAGGTTTACCGCAGGATTGCAGCACCGACTACAACGATCAGGAGGCGAGGAGAGACGTTGGATCTGACAGTACTAGTACAGATAGAGAGACGCGTCTCTCTCTTAGTACTAAAGTACAGCAGAACACACACACAGCCCCTGGCACCGGTGCGGGTGCGGGTGTGTGTGGGTGTGTGTGCGATCCCCGGAATGTTGGAAGGGACGGGACGATACCGACGGCATGTGGAGAAAATCACGATCAGCGACTAAATCTTCGTCTGCCGAGTTGTGACAGCCTCTGCAACCCGCTGAAAACCAATGCAAAGAGGGGGGCGGTGCCGCAAGAGTGCCTGCCGGGCGTGCTGGAGCACACCGAGTTTACGCGGGTCTCGAGCGATCTCGGGCGCTGCACCCTCTGCGGGGAGGGGCGGGCGGTGTTCGTTTCTGAGGACCGCCGGACGGTGCTCTGCGAGGGATGTTATGCCCGTCTCGTGCGGACCTGGAACATGCAGAAGGGGATCGCATGATCCCCCTCGACCCCCTCCAGACGCCAGCGGTGGTGCTCGGGATGATGGGGGCGGTGCTGGTGGCCGGGCAGAGTCCTGGCGTGCGGGCGTGTGGGTTTGGAGCGTGGGTGATCGGGAACCTGTTCTGGGTGGCGTATGGGGCGGTGACCGGGAACGTGTACGTGGTGGTGATGTTCGCGTTCTACTGGGTGACGGCGGTCGTGGGGGCGAGGAATGCGGGGAGGGGTGCTGCAGGGTGAGTGTTCAAGGAGGAGGGACCAGGTCGGGACCAAGATCAGGACGGGGTTGACCATTATCGAGAAGCCGACAAGAAACGAACAGCGGTACCGCCTCACGGCGCTGGGGCGCGCCCGGGAGGATGAAGGGGAAAGGCGGTGATGGGGGCAGCAACACCTGGCATTCTCATTTTAAGATGTCGTTGTTCTCTTGTGGAGTACTGGGGAGACGATGTTGTTTGAGTGGATTATACCTTTTGGCCGTTGGTCTAAAACAAGAGAATAGGAGTGGGTGAATGGATCAACCAGCGGCGGGAGTAGGATGGAAAGAATGATTCTGGGGTTTTTGGCAGGTTATAATCCTCACGTTCCGAGCAGATAGGAGAGGGAGATACCTCCAGATATGTTTCAAAAGGAATTCCTCATAGGCAATCTCTGAACCATAAAGGAGGGCGTGAATGAATCGGTGATAAAACTGAGTTTGAATTCCTCATAGGCAATCTCTGAACAGTAAATCCAGACGATGAGGAGGAGGGATCGGGCGAGTTTGAATTCCTCATAGGCAATCTCTGAACTGCCTGGGTGTGTCGGCGAGGCGCCGCCGGTGCGGGGTTTGAATTCCTCATAGGCAACCTCTGAACGCTCCTTTGTCCCGGCATATGTCCGGGCAGGAGTTAGGTTTGAATTCCTCATAGGCAATCTCTGAACTCCCGATGGCGACCGGCAACAACGGCTCGATCCACAGTTTGAATTCCTCATAGGCAATCTCTGAACCTTGGCAGCGATCTGGTGGTGGCCTCGGTCTGCACTCGTTTGAATTCCTCATAGGCAATCTCTGAACCATCGCCTCCTGCTCCGCCCCCGTACGGCAGGAATTGAGTTTGAATTCCTCATAGGCAATCTCTGAACTGTGGGAGAGATCGTCGCGATTGCAGGGGGGCTATACAGTTTGAATTCCTCATAGGCAATCTCTGAACATAAGGTGGTGGACCCAGCCCTCACCAAGAAACCTCAGTTTGAATTCCTCATAGGCAATCTCTGAACTCTGCATGTGCAGGGTCAGAATGGAGGACCATTGTGGGTTTGAATTCCTCATAGGCAATCTCTGAACCCGCCCTCTCCAACCCGACCGGCTTCTACCTGATCGAGTTTGAATTCCTCATAGGCAATCTCTGAACGATGGACCATATCCTGTTATCTGACCTTGGAATGTAGTTTGAATTCCTCATAGGCAATCTCTGAACTCTCCCGGCGTCCGGCGTCCTGATATTCCTGCTCTGTTTGAATTCCTCATAGGCAATCTCTGAACAGTCGTACGGATCTGGACGGAAGGGGCTATTCTCAGTTTGAATTCCTCATAGGCAATCTCTGAACGAATCTGCCGGCGGGTTGCTCGGTGCGATCATCATGGGTTTGAATTCCTCATAGGCAATCTCTGAACCAAATCCGAATTTCAAGCCAGAACTCTCGTCCTATGTTTGAATTCCTCA
Coding sequences within it:
- the yaaA gene encoding peroxide stress protein YaaA: MSGGTICFIPCCKSKNPVKSSAQSSTLWYENASFGQMLLKGRDSMKARIDMDAPQTEALSLYSGHFYRVLDKQRITDKIQNDSLRVFILSAGYGIVEAQEFIQDYDAKMEGSIARTWKNEGLTKIIAETLLKYQPDKVFGFFAGEKNWAGSISKYRYFYSEGVKQALSQGLKATEAGCFYRAEGQSAGPILSALGLCFMEAVSSDFSDAVINSVNEGGFRPDRYPSVLLKYDRFV